One Syntrophaceae bacterium DNA window includes the following coding sequences:
- a CDS encoding DUF4416 family protein, producing MSRPRSADPVKLVASFLSVRDERIAEAIRGLADVCGDPDFIGPCHPFSFTEYYQDELGSPLRRRFVSFERLVAPDSLPAVKLQSNSLEERLSEEGRRTVNVDPGYISLAHLILATCKGYTHRPYLRDGVYADLTLLYQERRFRTLPWTYPDYAAEETREMFRTLRERYVLQLKQMGASS from the coding sequence ATGAGCCGGCCCAGGAGCGCGGATCCGGTGAAGCTGGTGGCAAGTTTTCTTTCCGTCCGGGACGAGCGGATCGCGGAGGCGATCCGGGGCCTTGCCGATGTCTGCGGCGACCCCGATTTTATCGGCCCCTGCCACCCTTTCTCCTTTACCGAATACTACCAGGACGAGCTCGGATCCCCCCTCCGCCGGCGCTTCGTTTCCTTCGAACGCCTGGTCGCACCCGACAGCCTTCCGGCCGTCAAGCTCCAGTCCAATTCGCTGGAGGAGCGGCTGTCGGAAGAAGGCCGGCGGACCGTCAACGTGGATCCGGGATACATTTCGCTGGCTCACCTGATCCTGGCCACCTGTAAGGGATACACGCACCGGCCGTATCTGCGGGACGGCGTTTATGCCGATCTGACCCTGCTGTACCAGGAGCGCCGGTTCCGGACCCTTCCCTGGACGTACCCGGACTACGCCGCGGAGGAGACCCGGGAGATGTTCCGGACCCTCCGGGAGCGGTATGTCCTGCAACTCAAACAGATGGGAGCATCTTCATGA
- a CDS encoding DUF1178 family protein, which yields MIIYDLRCKNNHTFEGWFQDRTAFEKQRDGNFITCPVCGEMDVSVVPSSRAYVGRESRSESRDPQELSPAKAFRMFHEFLNKHFDDVGDRFAEVALKIHRGDEEKRNIKGTTTPQEEDTLREEGIEFLKIPVPKLNS from the coding sequence GTGATCATCTACGACCTGCGCTGCAAAAACAATCACACCTTCGAGGGCTGGTTCCAGGACCGGACCGCCTTCGAAAAGCAGAGGGACGGGAACTTCATTACCTGCCCTGTCTGTGGCGAGATGGACGTATCCGTCGTTCCGTCCAGCCGTGCCTATGTCGGGCGGGAGTCCCGGTCGGAGTCGCGGGACCCTCAGGAACTCTCGCCGGCGAAAGCCTTCCGCATGTTCCATGAATTTCTCAACAAGCACTTCGACGACGTGGGAGACCGGTTCGCGGAGGTCGCCCTCAAGATCCATCGCGGAGACGAGGAGAAGCGGAATATCAAGGGCACCACGACTCCGCAGGAAGAGGATACCCTCCGGGAAGAGGGCATCGAGTTCCTGAAGATTCCGGTGCCGAAGCTCAACAGCTGA
- the gmk gene encoding guanylate kinase produces the protein MKSGIFLVISAPSGTGKTTVCREFLKKAPGMRFSVSYTTRSPRRGEVDGRDYHFIPEEDFRRRIAEGEFAEWAENYGNLYGTSAKTMREFLEKGEDLLLDIDTRGARALKKNFPGGIYVFILPPDLNALRSRLSRRGSEARETMERRFSRAIDEIREAFGYDYVVCNDRVEEAVDSIRSIYMAERCRAARWTGKIEQLIPE, from the coding sequence GTGAAATCCGGGATCTTCCTGGTGATCTCCGCCCCGTCCGGGACGGGGAAGACCACGGTCTGCCGCGAGTTTCTGAAGAAGGCCCCGGGGATGCGCTTCTCCGTGTCCTACACGACCCGTTCTCCCCGTCGCGGCGAAGTGGACGGCCGGGACTATCATTTCATTCCGGAGGAGGATTTCCGGCGTCGCATCGCCGAGGGAGAATTCGCCGAATGGGCGGAGAATTACGGGAACCTTTACGGCACGTCGGCGAAGACAATGCGGGAATTTCTGGAAAAGGGGGAAGACCTTCTTCTGGACATCGATACCCGCGGGGCTCGGGCATTGAAAAAAAACTTTCCCGGTGGTATCTATGTATTCATTCTGCCGCCGGATTTGAACGCATTGCGGTCGCGCCTCTCCCGGAGGGGAAGCGAGGCCCGGGAAACGATGGAGCGCCGCTTCAGCCGTGCCATCGATGAGATCCGGGAGGCGTTCGGTTACGATTACGTCGTCTGCAACGACCGAGTGGAGGAAGCGGTGGACAGCATCCGGTCCATCTACATGGCCGAGCGGTGCCGGGCGGCCCGCTGGACCGGCAAAATTGAGCAACTGATTCCAGAATAA
- a CDS encoding 1-acyl-sn-glycerol-3-phosphate acyltransferase, with product MASNILRSAILVSLGVAVTGFFSTCAVAFSLMSPGENKVHRLARMWSRTLLAMSSVKVRVIGGDNVLEDKPQIFMANHQSDYDIFVVLGHIPSQFRWIAKKELFKIPVFGKAMRNAGYIEIDRRHHEKALRSIDEAAEKIREGKSVMSFPEGTRSRDMTLKPFKQGAFHLAIQSGVPIIPISLVGTGRILPKRSLQINPGNVIMVIDKPIETKEYTIETRHELIERVRNTILRNYEAYSTQDTTRGAA from the coding sequence ATGGCTTCCAACATTCTGCGTTCCGCGATCCTTGTATCGCTCGGTGTTGCAGTAACCGGTTTCTTCTCCACCTGTGCAGTTGCCTTCTCCCTGATGTCCCCGGGAGAAAACAAGGTCCACCGGCTGGCCCGGATGTGGTCCAGGACCCTCCTGGCCATGTCCAGCGTCAAGGTCAGGGTCATCGGCGGGGATAACGTTCTTGAAGACAAGCCGCAGATTTTCATGGCCAATCACCAGAGCGACTACGACATCTTCGTCGTCCTCGGCCATATCCCCAGCCAGTTCCGCTGGATCGCCAAGAAAGAGCTCTTCAAGATTCCCGTCTTCGGCAAGGCCATGCGCAACGCAGGCTACATCGAGATCGACCGCCGGCACCACGAAAAGGCCCTGCGCAGTATCGACGAGGCGGCGGAAAAGATCCGGGAGGGGAAATCCGTCATGTCCTTCCCCGAAGGGACCCGCAGCCGGGACATGACGCTGAAGCCCTTCAAGCAGGGGGCGTTCCACCTGGCCATCCAGTCGGGTGTACCGATCATCCCCATCTCTCTGGTCGGAACGGGGCGGATTCTGCCGAAACGATCCCTTCAGATCAACCCGGGCAACGTCATCATGGTGATCGACAAGCCCATCGAAACAAAGGAATACACCATCGAGACCCGGCACGAGCTGATCGAGCGCGTACGCAACACGATTCTTCGCAATTACGAGGCATACTCCACCCAGGACACGACGAGGGGAGCGGCCTGA
- a CDS encoding cysteine--tRNA ligase, producing the protein MDGTYPDILQAIGNTPLVEIRRLNPNPKVRILAKLESFNPGGSIKDRPALAMIEGAERRGELTRDKIILEATSGNTGIGLALIAAVKGYRICLIMSEAVSEERKRILKAMGAELLFTPANLGTDGAIERGYQLVRDNPGKYYAPDQFNNPDNILAHYNGTAEEIWRQTEGTVTMVVCALGTSGTAMGLSRRLKELNPAVRIIGVEPYLQHKIQGLKNMKESYVPGIYDRKRLDEKVNILDEDAFETARRLAREEGIFSGMSSGAAVHVALEKAREMEEGLIVVIIPDGGERYLSTSLFVDREETTLKFYNTLTREKEFFRPIRPDLVLMHSCGPTVHDVPHIGSYRRFVVSDLIRRYLAYKGYQVKHIMNIVDLADRSIRGAERAGMELATYTERCMEAFLRGLDRLGITRDEAFPRASENVDAMIQLVEKLVERGYAYEKLRSVYFDISKLDAYGCLSNIDLGKVKQGKTVDLDEYEKDSPVDFTLLKRSTLGELKRGIYYKTRWGNVRPSWHLECAAISLKYLAETFDIHASGSDIVFPHCENVYAIGRAFSGKAPANYWLNTELVMVEAKKMSRSLGNIVTLDELEERGYGGREIRLFLLGSHYRKPLNFSYGALDTARNTVRRLDGFIQRLLRFTPGPGFPDTDQNIYDIKEGFAAAMDDDLNISVATAVLFEFVRRMNIPLSQGLLTAKERDRVLEVLRKVDGVLGIMKFEEELLSDEAFRLIQERESLRKTAQWAEADRIRKLLLETGVEVSDTPDGVVWRLR; encoded by the coding sequence ATGGACGGAACCTATCCAGACATTCTCCAGGCCATTGGCAATACCCCCCTCGTCGAGATCCGCCGTCTGAACCCCAACCCGAAAGTCCGCATCCTCGCGAAACTGGAGAGTTTCAATCCCGGCGGCTCCATCAAGGACCGACCCGCTCTGGCCATGATCGAGGGGGCGGAGAGGCGTGGCGAGCTGACAAGGGACAAGATCATCCTCGAGGCCACGAGCGGCAACACCGGGATCGGCCTGGCCCTGATCGCCGCGGTCAAGGGATACCGGATCTGCCTGATCATGTCTGAGGCGGTGAGCGAGGAGCGCAAGCGGATCCTCAAGGCCATGGGGGCCGAGCTGCTGTTCACCCCGGCCAACCTGGGAACGGACGGGGCGATCGAGCGGGGGTATCAGCTGGTCCGGGACAACCCCGGAAAATATTATGCCCCCGACCAGTTCAACAATCCCGACAACATCCTGGCTCATTACAACGGCACCGCCGAGGAAATCTGGCGTCAGACGGAAGGCACGGTGACAATGGTGGTCTGCGCCCTCGGGACGAGCGGCACGGCCATGGGCCTGTCCAGGCGCCTCAAGGAGCTGAACCCCGCCGTCCGCATCATCGGTGTCGAGCCCTATCTCCAGCATAAGATCCAGGGACTCAAGAACATGAAGGAATCTTACGTCCCCGGCATTTACGACCGGAAGAGGCTGGACGAGAAAGTGAACATCCTCGACGAGGACGCCTTCGAGACGGCCCGCCGGCTGGCCCGGGAAGAAGGGATCTTCTCCGGCATGAGCTCCGGCGCCGCCGTTCATGTTGCCCTGGAAAAGGCACGGGAGATGGAGGAAGGACTCATCGTCGTCATCATTCCCGACGGAGGGGAGCGGTACCTAAGCACCAGCCTGTTCGTGGACCGGGAGGAGACGACGCTGAAATTCTACAACACCCTGACCCGGGAGAAGGAGTTCTTCCGGCCGATCCGCCCGGACCTCGTCCTGATGCACTCCTGCGGTCCCACGGTGCACGACGTGCCCCACATTGGGAGCTACCGCCGCTTCGTTGTCTCCGATCTGATCCGCCGCTACCTGGCCTACAAGGGATACCAGGTCAAGCACATCATGAACATCGTGGACCTGGCGGACCGGTCCATCCGGGGGGCGGAGCGGGCCGGCATGGAGCTGGCGACCTACACGGAGCGGTGCATGGAGGCCTTCCTCCGGGGGCTTGACCGGCTGGGCATCACCCGCGACGAGGCCTTCCCCAGGGCGAGCGAAAACGTAGACGCCATGATCCAGCTCGTCGAGAAGCTGGTGGAGCGGGGATACGCTTACGAGAAGCTGCGCTCCGTCTATTTCGACATCTCCAAGCTCGATGCCTACGGCTGCCTGTCCAACATCGACCTGGGCAAGGTCAAGCAGGGGAAGACGGTGGACCTGGACGAGTACGAGAAGGACAGCCCGGTGGATTTCACGCTCCTGAAGCGATCCACCCTGGGCGAGCTGAAACGGGGGATCTACTACAAGACCCGCTGGGGGAACGTCCGGCCCAGCTGGCACCTGGAGTGTGCCGCGATCTCGCTGAAATACCTGGCGGAGACCTTCGACATCCACGCCAGCGGCTCCGACATCGTCTTTCCCCACTGCGAGAACGTGTACGCCATCGGCCGCGCCTTTTCGGGCAAGGCGCCGGCGAATTACTGGCTGAACACGGAGTTGGTGATGGTGGAAGCGAAGAAGATGTCCCGGTCCCTGGGGAACATCGTGACGCTCGACGAACTGGAGGAACGGGGATACGGCGGCCGGGAGATCCGCCTCTTCCTCCTCGGCTCCCACTACCGGAAGCCCCTGAATTTTTCCTACGGTGCCCTCGATACGGCCCGGAACACGGTGCGGCGCCTCGACGGCTTCATCCAGAGGCTCCTCCGGTTCACGCCGGGGCCGGGTTTTCCGGATACCGACCAGAACATCTACGACATCAAGGAAGGCTTTGCCGCCGCCATGGACGACGACCTGAACATCTCGGTCGCGACGGCGGTGCTCTTCGAGTTCGTCCGCCGGATGAACATTCCCCTCTCCCAGGGGCTGCTGACCGCAAAGGAGAGGGACCGGGTGCTGGAGGTCCTCCGGAAGGTGGACGGCGTACTGGGAATCATGAAGTTCGAGGAAGAGCTGCTCAGCGACGAGGCCTTCCGGTTGATCCAGGAGCGCGAGTCCCTTCGCAAGACGGCGCAATGGGCGGAAGCGGACCGCATCCGGAAGCTTCTCCTGGAGACGGGGGTGGAGGTCTCCGACACGCCCGACGGCGTGGTCTGGCGGCTCAGGTAA
- the rfaE1 gene encoding D-glycero-beta-D-manno-heptose-7-phosphate kinase: protein MKGILTKKRAESIIEGFPGAKVLVVGDIMVDHFIWGRVSRISPEAPVPVVDVQADNLLLGGCANVLNNIYAMGGQVFGAGVVGTDSMGDRVVEEFRKRGLDIGGVVREEERPTTLKTRIVAHSQQVVRFDRESRRAVASVSIERILSYVRSLREELGAVVISDYNKGVVTKVLLDGIREALADRPTVVCVDPKQNDFGLYRGFDVITPNHHEAARAFGTEYIPGADLVNVGNSLLERYGFQALLVTRGEEGMSLFERDGRIRHTFFPTQAKEVFDVTGAGDTVIGVFALAVASGATFKEAAFLANYAAGIVVGKVGTATVSQQELKRVL from the coding sequence GTGAAGGGCATTCTGACGAAAAAAAGGGCGGAATCGATCATCGAGGGCTTCCCCGGGGCGAAGGTCCTGGTGGTGGGCGACATCATGGTGGACCATTTCATCTGGGGGCGTGTGTCCCGCATCTCTCCGGAGGCACCGGTGCCGGTGGTGGATGTCCAGGCGGACAACCTTCTCCTGGGGGGATGCGCCAACGTTCTGAACAACATTTACGCAATGGGAGGACAGGTATTCGGCGCCGGTGTGGTCGGTACGGATTCCATGGGCGACCGGGTGGTGGAGGAGTTCCGGAAGCGCGGACTCGATATCGGCGGCGTCGTTCGGGAAGAAGAGCGTCCGACGACACTGAAGACGCGGATCGTGGCCCATTCCCAGCAGGTGGTGCGTTTCGACCGGGAAAGCCGCCGGGCCGTGGCATCGGTCAGCATCGAGCGGATTCTCTCCTATGTCCGGAGCCTCCGTGAAGAGCTGGGTGCGGTCGTCATTTCCGATTACAACAAGGGAGTGGTGACGAAGGTTCTCCTGGACGGCATCCGCGAGGCCCTGGCCGACCGGCCGACAGTGGTCTGCGTGGATCCGAAGCAGAACGATTTCGGCCTCTACCGGGGGTTTGACGTCATCACGCCGAACCACCATGAAGCCGCGCGGGCCTTTGGGACGGAGTACATCCCCGGCGCTGATCTCGTGAACGTGGGCAACTCCCTGCTGGAGCGATACGGTTTCCAGGCGCTCCTGGTCACCCGGGGGGAGGAGGGAATGAGCCTCTTTGAACGGGACGGCCGGATCCGCCACACCTTTTTCCCCACCCAGGCCAAGGAAGTCTTCGATGTAACGGGCGCCGGCGATACGGTTATCGGCGTTTTCGCCCTGGCCGTGGCCTCGGGAGCGACTTTCAAGGAGGCGGCCTTCCTGGCGAACTACGCCGCGGGAATCGTGGTCGGCAAGGTCGGAACCGCTACGGTCTCGCAGCAGGAGCTGAAAAGGGTTTTATGA
- the pyrF gene encoding orotidine-5'-phosphate decarboxylase has product MTTPNDRARSRLIFALDVGDGIDEALSWVRRLRDHVGLFKVGKEAFTSLGPEIVHRIRQEGAEVFLDLKFHDIPNTVARAAEAACGLGVAMFNVHASGGRRMIADAAKAVRSWSGERGTDPPVVLAVTVLTSLDGNDLQDIGFAFDVDGMVLRLAGMARDAGAGGVVASPHDAAAIRKACGRDFIIVTPGIRGADAVAGDDQKRAWSAEEAVRAGADFVVVGRPIRLARDPAAEADCIVAQIGEGLSKRSE; this is encoded by the coding sequence ATGACGACTCCGAATGATCGGGCGAGAAGCCGGCTGATCTTTGCCCTCGATGTCGGAGACGGGATCGACGAGGCCCTGTCGTGGGTCCGCCGTCTCCGGGACCACGTGGGCCTGTTCAAAGTCGGCAAGGAGGCCTTCACGTCCCTGGGGCCGGAGATCGTGCACCGGATCCGGCAGGAAGGGGCGGAGGTCTTTCTGGATCTCAAGTTCCACGACATCCCCAATACGGTGGCCCGGGCGGCGGAAGCGGCCTGCGGCCTGGGGGTGGCGATGTTCAACGTCCACGCCTCCGGCGGAAGGCGGATGATCGCCGATGCGGCGAAGGCTGTTCGCAGCTGGTCCGGCGAACGGGGGACCGATCCCCCGGTCGTTCTCGCAGTGACGGTCCTGACGAGCCTCGACGGAAATGATCTTCAGGACATCGGTTTTGCCTTCGACGTGGACGGGATGGTCCTCCGCCTGGCCGGTATGGCCCGTGACGCGGGGGCGGGCGGTGTGGTGGCATCACCCCACGACGCGGCGGCGATCCGGAAGGCCTGTGGAAGGGATTTCATCATTGTCACCCCGGGGATTCGAGGGGCCGACGCGGTAGCCGGGGATGACCAGAAGCGGGCCTGGTCTGCGGAGGAGGCCGTTCGGGCGGGAGCCGACTTTGTCGTCGTCGGGAGGCCCATCCGGCTGGCCCGGGATCCGGCTGCGGAAGCGGATTGCATCGTCGCTCAGATCGGGGAGGGGTTGTCCAAAAGGTCGGAATAA
- a CDS encoding type II secretion system F family protein, producing the protein MPAYVWEATTRAGAVKKGELDAVDPASVRTLLRRQGFKSITVKAKPKDLLEYLPFLKQKVKEKEIVVFCRIFSTMINAGLPLIQCLDLLAAQEANKTFQKIIRAIKEDIEGGTTLTDALKKYPDIFDQLFVNLVAAGESGGILDVILQRLSNYMEKAMKLRSKVKGAMTYPASVLVISIAVVALLLLKVIPVFQKMFEGMGGELPGPTQFLVDASAFTQKYFLLMIGILVAIGYVFKRFYATEKGTLTIDAMVLKAPVFGPLIKKVAVAKFTRTLSTMMSSGVPILEGLSIVSKTAGNKIIENALVKVRQSISEGKTIAEPLQEADIFPPMVVQMIAVGEATGALDTMLSKIADFYDDEVDSAVEAMTALLEPFMMVFLGGVVGGMIIAMYLPIFKMASVVGG; encoded by the coding sequence ATGCCTGCATACGTTTGGGAGGCGACGACCAGGGCGGGTGCCGTAAAGAAGGGGGAACTCGATGCGGTCGATCCGGCGTCTGTCCGAACCCTGCTGCGGCGGCAGGGCTTCAAATCCATTACTGTCAAGGCGAAGCCCAAAGACCTGCTGGAGTACCTGCCTTTCCTGAAACAAAAGGTGAAAGAAAAGGAGATCGTTGTCTTTTGCCGGATCTTCTCCACCATGATCAATGCGGGTCTGCCCCTGATCCAGTGTCTCGATCTCTTGGCGGCGCAGGAGGCGAACAAGACGTTTCAGAAGATCATCCGGGCCATCAAGGAAGACATCGAGGGCGGCACGACCCTGACGGACGCCCTGAAGAAATACCCCGACATCTTTGACCAGCTCTTCGTCAACCTCGTTGCGGCCGGGGAGAGTGGCGGTATCCTCGACGTGATCCTCCAGCGGCTCTCGAACTACATGGAGAAGGCGATGAAGCTGAGATCGAAGGTGAAGGGCGCCATGACCTACCCCGCCTCCGTTCTCGTCATCTCCATTGCCGTCGTGGCCCTTCTGCTCCTCAAGGTCATCCCGGTCTTCCAGAAGATGTTCGAGGGCATGGGAGGGGAGCTTCCCGGGCCGACGCAGTTCCTGGTCGACGCCAGCGCCTTTACGCAGAAGTACTTTCTTCTCATGATCGGGATCCTGGTGGCCATCGGCTATGTATTCAAGAGGTTTTACGCCACCGAGAAGGGGACCCTTACCATCGACGCCATGGTCCTCAAAGCCCCCGTCTTCGGCCCTCTCATCAAGAAGGTGGCCGTAGCCAAGTTCACCCGCACGCTCTCAACCATGATGTCCAGCGGCGTGCCCATTCTCGAGGGGCTGTCCATCGTCAGCAAGACGGCCGGAAACAAGATCATCGAGAACGCCCTGGTCAAGGTCCGGCAGAGCATCAGCGAGGGCAAGACCATCGCCGAGCCCCTTCAGGAGGCGGATATCTTCCCGCCCATGGTGGTGCAGATGATCGCCGTTGGAGAAGCAACGGGCGCCCTGGATACGATGCTGTCGAAGATTGCCGATTTTTACGACGACGAGGTGGACTCGGCGGTGGAGGCCATGACCGCCCTCCTGGAACCCTTTATGATGGTGTTCCTCGGCGGCGTGGTCGGCGGCATGATCATCGCCATGTATCTGCCGATCTTCAAGATGGCCTCTGTGGTGGGGGGATAG
- the rlmB gene encoding 23S rRNA (guanosine(2251)-2'-O)-methyltransferase RlmB — protein sequence MALPRDIEVIYGVNPVLEALRSGELPIERVLIAKGRGGAAIEPVMQLAEERGIPLGFVDRRELDRLTGRTAHQGAAALCRPYRYVSLEEAAGKDNDRGRRLVVILDGVTDPQNLGAIIRTACCFGASGVVIPEHRAAPVTPAVMKASAGAAGRIPVARVGNLARAVEALKEMGFWVYGTDAAGGTEAAAASFEGDAAVVMGSEGSGLRPLIRGKCDFLLSIPMGGGFDSLNVSVAAGIILYEISRRRNPDRAHVGKPTV from the coding sequence ATGGCGCTGCCGCGGGACATCGAGGTGATTTATGGGGTGAATCCCGTTCTGGAGGCGCTTCGCTCCGGTGAATTGCCCATAGAGCGGGTCCTGATTGCGAAAGGCCGCGGGGGGGCAGCCATCGAACCGGTGATGCAGCTGGCGGAAGAGCGCGGCATTCCCCTGGGTTTCGTGGATCGCCGGGAGCTTGACAGGCTGACCGGCCGGACGGCCCATCAAGGGGCGGCGGCCCTCTGCCGGCCCTATCGATACGTCTCCCTGGAGGAGGCAGCCGGAAAGGACAACGACCGGGGACGGCGGCTCGTTGTCATCCTGGACGGCGTGACGGATCCCCAGAACCTGGGGGCGATCATCCGGACGGCCTGCTGTTTCGGGGCTTCCGGTGTTGTGATCCCGGAGCACCGGGCGGCGCCGGTGACGCCGGCGGTGATGAAGGCATCCGCCGGCGCGGCGGGGAGAATCCCCGTGGCCAGGGTCGGGAACCTCGCCCGGGCTGTCGAGGCCCTCAAGGAGATGGGATTCTGGGTATACGGAACGGATGCAGCCGGCGGCACGGAGGCTGCGGCCGCGTCTTTTGAAGGGGATGCGGCGGTGGTCATGGGAAGTGAGGGATCGGGATTGCGACCCCTGATTCGCGGGAAGTGCGACTTCCTGCTTTCCATTCCCATGGGAGGGGGCTTCGATTCCCTGAACGTTTCCGTGGCGGCGGGGATCATCCTGTACGAGATCTCGCGCCGGCGGAATCCCGACCGGGCACATGTCGGGAAACCAACCGTCTGA
- a CDS encoding DNA-directed RNA polymerase subunit omega, with protein MARITVEDALRNAGNRFALVILAAKRSRQLLKGSAPLADIRNNREIVAALREIAAGKVTFAHPEYLQALQESFRVPLDHTEFIGDDDDSE; from the coding sequence ATGGCTAGAATAACCGTTGAAGACGCACTTCGCAACGCCGGCAACCGGTTTGCCCTGGTGATCCTGGCGGCGAAGCGCTCCCGGCAGCTTCTGAAGGGGTCCGCACCGCTGGCGGACATTCGAAATAACCGGGAGATTGTAGCGGCCCTGCGGGAGATCGCGGCAGGCAAGGTAACCTTCGCCCATCCGGAATACCTGCAGGCACTGCAGGAATCCTTCAGGGTTCCGCTGGACCATACGGAATTCATCGGGGATGATGACGACTCCGAATGA
- a CDS encoding YicC family protein — protein sequence MIRSMTGYGRAEIVRSGRKITAEIKSLNHRYLEVTVRFPSVLSAMELDIRRKVSERFVRGRVEVTIRVNGETDPENGNLRVNWPAVLGYRRMLDEIKEKLALEGSVTLEMIASFRDAFTREDDADTWSEAGEAVSEVVEKAVASALEMREREGEILCRDLSARLELLAGWLDAIAAKGPVLVLEYQKRLSERVRELAGGVITDEARLVQEVAILAEKTDITEEIVRFRGHTDQFREMLAAGDAVGRKIDFLIQEMNREANTIGSKSGDSEIARQVIEIKTELAKIREQVQNIE from the coding sequence ATGATCCGAAGCATGACAGGATACGGCCGGGCAGAAATCGTCCGCAGCGGCCGAAAGATAACGGCGGAGATCAAGTCGCTGAACCACCGCTACCTGGAGGTGACGGTCCGTTTTCCCTCGGTCCTGTCGGCCATGGAGCTGGACATCCGTCGCAAGGTGAGCGAGCGGTTTGTCCGGGGGCGCGTCGAGGTCACGATCCGGGTAAACGGCGAGACGGATCCCGAAAACGGAAACCTGCGGGTCAACTGGCCGGCCGTTCTCGGCTACCGGCGCATGCTGGATGAGATCAAGGAGAAACTGGCCCTGGAGGGGTCTGTGACCCTGGAGATGATCGCCTCGTTCCGGGACGCCTTCACTCGGGAAGACGATGCGGATACGTGGTCCGAGGCCGGCGAGGCCGTGTCGGAAGTGGTGGAAAAGGCGGTTGCCTCGGCGCTGGAAATGCGCGAGCGGGAAGGGGAGATCCTCTGCCGGGACCTGAGTGCCCGCCTTGAATTGCTGGCCGGGTGGCTGGATGCCATCGCCGCCAAGGGGCCCGTCCTGGTCCTGGAATACCAGAAACGGCTTTCCGAGAGAGTGCGAGAACTGGCGGGCGGGGTCATCACCGACGAGGCCCGGCTGGTCCAGGAGGTGGCAATCCTGGCGGAGAAGACCGACATCACCGAGGAGATCGTCCGTTTCCGCGGGCATACGGACCAGTTCCGGGAGATGCTGGCGGCGGGCGACGCCGTGGGCCGCAAGATCGACTTCCTGATCCAGGAGATGAACCGGGAGGCCAATACGATCGGCTCCAAGAGCGGCGATTCGGAAATCGCCCGGCAGGTCATCGAGATCAAGACGGAGCTGGCGAAGATCCGGGAGCAGGTGCAGAACATTGAGTGA